One genomic window of Cuculus canorus isolate bCucCan1 chromosome 11, bCucCan1.pri, whole genome shotgun sequence includes the following:
- the TPRA1 gene encoding transmembrane protein adipocyte-associated 1: MFQSVMRFSMSDNITHSTALVTALDNVTTLSPTTAQATNDTNITVPHKCLLFLYEDIGKSRVRYWDLLLLVPNVLFFMFLLWKLPSARAKIRVTSSPIFTTFYILVFVVALVGIARAVVSMTVSASDAATVADKILWEITRFFLLAIELSVVILGLAFGHLESKSSVKRVLAITTVLSLAYSVTQGTLEILYPDAHLSAEDFNIYGHGGRHFWLASSCFFFLVYSLVVILPKTPLKHRISLPSRKSFYVYAGILALLNLVQGLGSALLCVDIIEGLCCVDATTFLYFSFFAPLIYVAFLKGFFGSEPKILFSYKCQVDEPEDVDVHLPHPYAVAKKEGVDSSFYSSTQIDTTAYLDDVASMPYHVGSVNSIDSDRWKAINA; encoded by the exons ATGTTCCAGTCTGTGATGAGATTTTCCATGTCTGACAACATCACGCATTCAACTGCCCTGGTGACAGCACTGGATAACGTGACAACTTTGTCCCCAACAACAGCTCAGGCAACCAATGACACCAACATCACTGTGCCACACAAGTGTCTCCTGTTCCTCTATGAGGACATTGGGAAGTCCAG AGTCCGCTACTGGGATCTTCTACTCCTGGTTCCCaatgtgcttttcttcatgtttcttcTCTGGAAGCTGCCCTCTGCCAGGGCCAAAATCCGGGTCACTTCCAGCCCAATCTTCACTACATTCTACATACTA GTATTTGTGGTGGCGTTAGTTGGTATTGCCCGTGCTGTTGTCTCCATGACTGTGAGTGCTTCTGATGCTGCCACTGTTGCTGATAAG ATCCTGTGGGAGATCACAAGGTTCTTCCTTCTGGCAATTGAACTGAGTGTGGTGATTCTAGGACTTGCCTTTG GTCACCTAGAGAGTAAGTCAAGCGTGAAACGTGTTCTGGCAATCACTACAGTGCTGTCTCTGGCATATTCTGTCACTCAG GGCACTCTGGAAATCCTGTACCCTGATGCCCACCTTTCAGCAGAAGACTTCAACATCTATGGCCACGGAGGGAGACACTTTTGGCTTGCCAgctcctgtttcttctttttg GTCTATTCCTTGGTGGTGATTCTTCCAAAAACTCCTCTGAAACACCGGATTTCTTTGCCCT CCAGGAAGAGTTTTTATGTTTATGCAGGAATCCTGGCACTGCTGAACCTGGTGCAGGGCCTGGGCAGTGCCCTCCTCTGTGTGGATATCATAGAAGGACTGTG CTGTGTTGATGCTACCACGTTCCTTTACTTCAGCTTCTTTGCACCTCTCATCTATGTGGCATTCCTGAAAGGCTTCTTTGG GTCTGAACCGAAGATCCTTTTCTCCTACAAATGTCAGGTGGATGAACCTGAGGATGTGGATGTGCACCTACCCCACCCTTATGCTGTTGCCAAGAAGGAAGGAGTGGATTCTTCATTCTACTCGAGCACTCAGATTGACACTACAGCCTACCTGGATGATGTGGCCTCTATGCCGTATCATGTGGGTAGCGTCAACAGCATAGACAGTGACCGCTGGAAAGCCATCAACGCCTGA